The following are from one region of the Sandaracinus amylolyticus genome:
- a CDS encoding serine/threonine-protein kinase, with protein sequence MSDAPKTRIQRGRRVDTIGPYRLVSVLGSGGFGTVYAGEAPDGTKVALKVLSEHMRTDELLRRFEREGDIRIEHPNVVRVIDAGRADDGTPWIAFELLEGEPLNDRLRKAPLPVAEVIDLGLQICAGLSAAHARGVVHRDLKPGNVFLRNDGRVTVLDFGIARGGELARDQQLTMVGSVVGTPGFLAPEQARGETDVDTRADLWALGVILYEALSGISPFRRETAVATILAVVLEEAAPLAGKAPPLPPGLAEVVHRCLEKRLDQRWPSADAIARALRGIDVHARPSLVPAAADTASPQDEQRVMALVLAEGIVDQGALERAIAHWGGELIPMLGGRAIGVFGRTTWEGDETLRAVSAALEARDAVRWIAVASGRATGAGTTISGDAVRAVERACAAQLPGVALDLTASRTVGSLFELRRAQGELLEVPRGARRRETFVVSAREVPLLGREAELAQLEGALASALEEPHATVAWIVGPPGIGKTRLRQELERRLRARVPRPVVLVGRAESHRRDAAYHVIGHALRSAPGLADALSRAEVGVALRREAIERFCAVWLDADPNVVSEHAEVVCELLGVPWEAPSEGRRSDPQVRADRLRIALGELLLAIAEREPLAIVLDDVQWSDDASLALLADLCARAADRPLLVAMAARSERVERERDRFAGADVVRVEPRGLRAAHVGHVARAIAGREVDERVVRAIADRTGGNPFFVEQIVGELVETEMLDSPPASLPIPLHVEGAVQSRLDHLPPAEKNLCKVASVLAARAFGAGALEALGVTDAAPLLVSLVRRGLLATRAGEREPSGITRDEAISGVRRAIAESGPRTEREHQFKSALVADVAYRMNSERARRDLHRRAASYLASDPGVEREEIARHHELGGAPEEAALAYVQAVRVAQRRGDSQSVLRLSERALALGGDETLAFEMHLARAEALSFLGRRDEQGKELEAVLERARTPAERARALTERTGLLATLGRNDEGAFVGEDAVRTAREVGDPDLLATALVRLGWVLLYAGRIHEAMSAIGEAARMIDQVGPETAALIAAWKAQLATARGDLGQRKIAYEQAIARYKQIGDLRRAASAETNLADTLNRIGSYEAAETALRAALETCRRVGNRVVEGFALANLGYALGKLERTDEALAALDDAERIGAQAQQSRLVLAVRLYRARTLLGHRDPDEVVALAEQVADQARRAGTLPWSVTALALASQARLLAGDVKDALALSTRAMSLRDEIGAMEEDESEVFLAHARALIANGRDADAREILTIGITRLEFLAGRIADADWRARFLTDVPANRALIELVSSG encoded by the coding sequence GTGTCCGACGCCCCCAAGACCCGCATCCAGCGCGGACGGCGCGTCGACACGATCGGCCCGTACCGGCTCGTGTCGGTGCTGGGATCGGGCGGGTTCGGGACGGTCTACGCGGGCGAGGCGCCCGACGGGACGAAGGTCGCGCTGAAGGTGCTCTCCGAGCACATGCGGACCGACGAGCTGCTGCGGCGCTTCGAGCGCGAGGGCGACATCCGCATCGAGCACCCGAACGTGGTGCGGGTGATCGACGCCGGACGCGCCGACGACGGGACGCCGTGGATCGCGTTCGAGCTGCTCGAGGGCGAGCCGCTCAACGATCGACTGCGCAAGGCGCCGCTCCCGGTCGCCGAGGTGATCGACCTCGGGCTCCAGATCTGCGCCGGGCTGTCGGCGGCCCACGCGCGCGGCGTGGTCCACCGCGATCTCAAGCCGGGCAACGTGTTCCTGCGCAACGACGGGCGCGTCACGGTGCTCGACTTCGGCATCGCGCGCGGCGGCGAGCTCGCGCGCGATCAACAGCTGACGATGGTGGGCTCGGTGGTGGGCACGCCCGGCTTCCTCGCGCCCGAGCAGGCGCGCGGCGAGACCGACGTCGACACCCGCGCCGACCTCTGGGCCCTCGGCGTGATCCTCTACGAGGCGCTCTCGGGCATCTCGCCGTTCCGGCGCGAGACCGCGGTCGCGACGATCCTCGCGGTCGTGCTCGAAGAGGCCGCGCCGCTCGCGGGCAAGGCGCCGCCGCTGCCGCCGGGGCTCGCCGAGGTGGTGCATCGCTGCCTCGAGAAGCGCCTCGATCAGCGCTGGCCGAGCGCCGATGCGATCGCCCGCGCGCTGCGCGGGATCGACGTGCACGCGCGGCCCTCGCTGGTGCCCGCCGCGGCCGACACCGCCTCGCCGCAGGACGAGCAGCGCGTGATGGCGCTGGTGCTCGCCGAGGGCATCGTCGATCAGGGTGCGCTCGAGCGCGCGATCGCGCACTGGGGCGGCGAGCTCATCCCGATGCTCGGCGGGCGCGCGATCGGCGTGTTCGGCCGCACGACGTGGGAGGGCGACGAGACGCTGCGCGCGGTGAGCGCGGCGCTCGAGGCGCGCGATGCGGTGCGGTGGATCGCGGTGGCGTCGGGGCGCGCGACCGGTGCGGGCACGACGATCTCGGGCGACGCGGTGCGCGCGGTGGAGCGCGCGTGCGCGGCGCAGCTGCCGGGCGTCGCGCTCGATCTCACCGCGTCGCGCACCGTGGGCTCGCTCTTCGAGCTGCGCCGCGCCCAGGGCGAGCTGCTCGAGGTGCCGCGCGGGGCGCGACGTCGCGAGACCTTCGTGGTGTCGGCGCGCGAGGTGCCGCTGCTCGGTCGCGAGGCCGAGCTCGCGCAGCTCGAGGGTGCGCTCGCGAGCGCGCTCGAGGAGCCCCACGCGACCGTCGCGTGGATCGTGGGGCCGCCCGGGATCGGCAAGACCCGGCTGCGCCAGGAGCTCGAGCGTCGCCTCCGGGCGCGCGTCCCCCGCCCGGTCGTGCTGGTGGGGCGCGCCGAGTCGCATCGCCGCGACGCCGCGTACCACGTGATCGGTCACGCGCTCCGCAGCGCGCCTGGGCTCGCCGATGCGCTCTCGCGCGCCGAGGTCGGCGTGGCGCTGCGGCGCGAGGCGATCGAGCGCTTCTGCGCGGTGTGGCTCGACGCGGATCCGAACGTCGTGAGCGAGCACGCCGAGGTGGTGTGCGAGCTCCTCGGCGTGCCGTGGGAAGCACCCTCCGAGGGGCGCCGCAGCGATCCCCAGGTGCGCGCCGATCGGCTGCGCATCGCGCTCGGCGAGCTGCTCCTCGCGATCGCGGAGCGCGAGCCCCTCGCGATCGTGCTCGACGACGTGCAGTGGTCCGACGACGCGTCGCTCGCGCTGCTCGCGGATCTCTGCGCGCGCGCCGCGGATCGTCCGCTGCTCGTGGCGATGGCGGCGCGCTCGGAGCGCGTCGAGCGCGAGCGTGATCGGTTCGCGGGCGCCGACGTGGTGCGGGTCGAGCCGCGCGGGCTGCGCGCGGCCCACGTCGGGCACGTCGCGCGGGCGATCGCGGGGCGCGAGGTCGACGAGCGCGTGGTGCGCGCGATCGCCGATCGCACCGGCGGCAATCCGTTCTTCGTCGAGCAGATCGTCGGCGAGCTGGTCGAGACCGAGATGCTCGACTCGCCGCCGGCGAGCCTGCCGATCCCGCTGCACGTCGAGGGCGCGGTGCAGTCGCGTCTCGATCACCTGCCGCCCGCCGAGAAGAACCTGTGCAAGGTCGCGTCGGTCCTCGCCGCGCGCGCGTTCGGCGCGGGCGCGCTCGAGGCGCTCGGGGTGACCGATGCCGCGCCGCTCCTGGTGTCGCTGGTGCGCCGCGGTCTGCTCGCGACGCGCGCCGGCGAGCGCGAGCCGAGCGGCATCACGCGCGACGAGGCGATCAGCGGCGTGCGCCGCGCGATCGCGGAGAGCGGACCGCGCACCGAGCGCGAGCACCAGTTCAAGAGCGCGCTCGTCGCCGACGTCGCGTACCGCATGAACAGCGAGCGCGCGCGGCGCGATCTGCATCGCCGCGCCGCGTCGTACCTCGCGTCGGATCCCGGCGTCGAGCGCGAGGAGATCGCGCGCCACCACGAGCTCGGCGGCGCGCCCGAGGAGGCCGCGCTCGCCTACGTGCAGGCGGTGCGGGTGGCCCAGCGTCGGGGCGACAGCCAGAGCGTGCTGCGGCTCTCGGAGCGCGCGCTCGCGCTGGGCGGCGACGAGACGCTCGCGTTCGAGATGCACCTCGCGCGCGCCGAGGCGCTCTCGTTCCTCGGTCGTCGCGACGAGCAGGGCAAGGAGCTCGAGGCCGTGCTCGAGCGCGCGCGCACGCCCGCCGAGCGAGCCCGCGCGCTCACCGAGCGCACCGGGCTGCTCGCGACGCTCGGCCGCAACGACGAGGGCGCGTTCGTCGGCGAGGACGCGGTGCGCACCGCGCGCGAGGTGGGCGATCCCGACCTGCTCGCGACCGCGCTGGTTCGCCTCGGATGGGTCCTGCTCTACGCGGGGCGTATCCACGAGGCGATGAGCGCGATCGGCGAGGCCGCGCGCATGATCGATCAGGTCGGGCCCGAGACCGCGGCGCTGATCGCGGCGTGGAAGGCGCAGCTCGCGACCGCTCGCGGCGATCTCGGTCAGCGCAAGATCGCGTACGAGCAGGCGATCGCCCGCTACAAGCAGATCGGCGATCTGCGGCGCGCTGCGAGCGCCGAGACGAACCTCGCCGACACGCTGAACCGCATCGGCTCCTACGAGGCCGCGGAGACCGCGCTGCGCGCCGCGCTCGAGACCTGTCGTCGCGTCGGCAATCGCGTGGTCGAGGGCTTCGCGCTCGCGAACCTCGGCTACGCGCTCGGCAAGCTCGAGCGCACCGACGAGGCGCTCGCGGCGCTCGACGACGCCGAGCGCATCGGCGCGCAGGCGCAGCAGAGCCGGCTCGTGCTCGCGGTGCGGCTCTACCGCGCGCGCACGCTGCTCGGGCATCGCGATCCCGACGAGGTCGTCGCGCTCGCCGAGCAGGTCGCCGATCAGGCGCGGCGCGCCGGCACGCTGCCCTGGTCGGTCACCGCGCTCGCGCTCGCGTCGCAGGCGCGCCTGCTCGCGGGGGACGTGAAGGACGCGCTCGCGCTCTCGACCCGCGCGATGAGCCTGCGCGACGAGATCGGCGCGATGGAGGAGGACGAGTCCGAGGTCTTCCTCGCCCATGCCCGCGCGCTGATCGCGAACGGGCGCGACGCCGACGCGCGCGAGATCCTCACGATCGGGATCACGCGGCTCGAGTTCCTCGCGGGCCGGATCGCGGACGCGGACTGGAGGGCGCGCTTCCTGACGGACGTGCCGGCGAACCGAGCGCTCATCGAATTGGTCAGCAGCGGATGA
- a CDS encoding RHS repeat domain-containing protein, giving the protein MRQHVDPATGATSPVATARERTVPVRGMRAARIRTTYDDVDNLGHVLRQTAHGQVELATGAAQDDAIVSHTEITPVGTWTWRTRETWIDGPLATQPLGHTEVMEFTDAGDPEWTRTHVYGIPALEFGADPPGEGGAMGYGTTTPTQTIEASIAHDAWGQPVAQCAGGNLGDAADLTTAPAQCLRFGTVTRDPAFGQLALTETAWIARVDDQLEGAELASAIDGATLETHGAWDRGLALLLSATAPNDETSSMRYDGFGRPVAALPPPIAGCPDGPNRLPTTTIRYELTPDPINQPLSRVRTTTHIRDASCAPAAPIEGIGYVDGLGRARAALATGDDEHAWVRSGITTFDQKGSVRRTYQPDFYSGSDGDFAAVVALPTDIPYAVTRYDAFGRARGVIAEDGSTVWTSHHAMSTDVCDPLDNDHSSPHYRTCTTARVDGHGRVVDQILRNRDPDTGGDEHYHLWSWYRQDGAVLALARTQRNASETRPVAVPTRDATTVIRTFTYDSVGRRWTSADPDTDSPTGQRWLYLFNRLGELAAVRDPRGCGQNFFYDLAGRLVGEQYVGCAEVTSTGDEQPIAELPAGVISLHPVAVNDAPIRVDVRYHYDGHEALTWVTAPGTAASPRGMPTGVEDRGQRSAIAYDRRGHAIWSARQMAFISNAAALVAQSSPTGTPRRTEVPLPGYVTYDEEHTYVRTATFDHAARPLSVTLPIDPDWHPDPANGVDPAPVVSGSLTYNLRGLPASATAHVGTASQPITAGIRYDRDGAVLSTTWGDERPDHLATVSEIRYDRRRRPIRFTTTRQPTGPEPLSGEDPSLAAVNTVVDQELAWDAASNVTDVVDHRDGNEWPTGFRPRTTHVDHDSLYRVVGGFFEYTQEDNRRTNDDVATDYRDTIDAIRAVGADPMATRPAEMLPAPASSRAVSLAWDYDFLGNSTEWSDDQDSFYERSLGDITNGLDIDARPSALYFATNIAAPLASPQGNAGWLELDYGAGGNVTAMTVRAQCGPRETQAVCTPGAGTDDLARRDSLRATCACAQEQHYEYRWDELNRITEARHWDRESGTWTLRVRQRYRYDGANQRTVKQTLFQTDQGAIEERIALYVLPGDFERRGLVRGQDLAYQPSSEGAETQYLVAGARLVWRHESGSHKARRLTVPLADLIQTTAATLDVMSGDLLEASTYHPNGARETVWADTHDPSALEPAGFTAKEADEEVGLTYFGERYLIARIGRWASPDPLHVHANGGGEALNSFHYVTGNLLQSRDPLGLDPPVMRGDNGSDDQVFTAGAAAEWQYRGVEETQPGNLALASETPDGGRIEVRENVEYSHDGHSYEGIAIAYRGASGESARFVQFASHYTQIHDPLMGWRHHDEVDARFRDAAFDRSGVTITQTSPRDGALFIDNGHADEAFVPENSPHLRVAGGGGMIHYDAPSHVGPLARTLDREIPEAADAIRSLAIYRTYVYAEGADPASDNPMAQVVWAVRTAYHRDGRTERSVEALWIAPSTDENSIGLSPRERALVERLSEAQPSQAEPEARGVVVADD; this is encoded by the coding sequence GTGCGTCAGCACGTCGATCCTGCGACCGGCGCGACGAGCCCCGTCGCCACTGCGCGCGAGCGAACCGTGCCGGTGCGCGGCATGCGCGCGGCGCGCATCCGCACGACCTACGACGACGTCGACAATCTCGGGCACGTCCTTCGACAGACCGCGCATGGTCAGGTCGAGCTCGCCACCGGCGCCGCGCAAGACGACGCGATCGTCTCGCACACGGAGATCACGCCAGTCGGAACGTGGACCTGGCGAACGCGCGAGACCTGGATCGACGGGCCGCTCGCGACGCAGCCGCTCGGTCACACCGAGGTCATGGAGTTCACGGATGCCGGAGATCCGGAGTGGACTCGGACGCACGTGTACGGGATTCCAGCGCTCGAGTTCGGCGCAGACCCGCCCGGTGAAGGCGGCGCGATGGGATACGGTACGACGACGCCCACGCAGACTATCGAAGCGTCGATCGCCCACGACGCGTGGGGCCAGCCGGTGGCGCAGTGCGCCGGTGGAAATCTCGGCGACGCGGCTGATCTCACGACGGCGCCGGCGCAGTGTCTGCGCTTCGGCACGGTCACTCGTGACCCTGCGTTCGGCCAGCTCGCGCTGACCGAGACCGCATGGATCGCGCGCGTCGACGACCAGCTCGAGGGCGCCGAGCTCGCCAGTGCGATCGACGGCGCGACCCTGGAGACGCACGGCGCGTGGGACCGCGGCCTCGCGCTGCTCCTGAGCGCGACCGCGCCCAACGACGAGACCTCGTCGATGCGCTACGACGGCTTCGGTCGTCCGGTCGCAGCTCTGCCCCCACCGATTGCTGGCTGCCCCGACGGCCCGAACCGGCTGCCCACGACCACCATCCGCTACGAGCTCACGCCGGACCCGATCAATCAGCCGCTGTCGCGAGTCCGCACCACCACGCACATTCGTGACGCGAGTTGCGCGCCCGCAGCGCCCATCGAGGGCATTGGCTACGTCGATGGTCTCGGTCGTGCCCGCGCTGCCCTCGCGACCGGCGACGACGAGCACGCGTGGGTGCGCAGCGGCATCACGACGTTCGATCAGAAGGGCTCGGTCCGTCGCACCTACCAGCCCGACTTCTACTCGGGCTCCGATGGCGACTTCGCGGCCGTCGTCGCGCTTCCGACCGACATCCCGTACGCGGTCACCCGCTACGACGCGTTCGGACGGGCGCGAGGCGTCATCGCCGAGGACGGCTCGACCGTCTGGACGAGCCATCACGCGATGTCCACGGACGTTTGCGATCCACTCGACAACGATCACTCGTCTCCGCACTACCGCACGTGCACCACCGCGCGAGTCGATGGACACGGTCGCGTGGTCGACCAGATCTTACGCAACCGCGACCCCGACACCGGCGGCGACGAGCACTATCACCTATGGAGCTGGTACCGCCAGGACGGCGCCGTGCTCGCGCTCGCGCGCACGCAGCGGAACGCGTCCGAGACCAGGCCCGTCGCGGTGCCGACCCGTGACGCGACCACCGTCATTCGAACGTTCACCTACGACTCCGTCGGCCGACGCTGGACCTCCGCAGACCCCGACACCGACTCTCCGACTGGGCAGCGCTGGCTCTACCTCTTCAACCGCCTCGGCGAACTCGCAGCAGTGCGAGACCCACGCGGCTGCGGCCAGAACTTCTTCTACGATCTCGCAGGCCGACTCGTCGGCGAGCAATACGTCGGATGCGCCGAAGTGACGTCGACGGGTGACGAGCAGCCCATCGCCGAGCTCCCTGCAGGCGTGATCTCGCTCCACCCTGTCGCGGTCAATGATGCGCCCATCCGCGTGGATGTTCGATATCACTACGACGGACACGAAGCACTCACCTGGGTCACCGCCCCCGGCACTGCCGCGTCGCCGCGCGGAATGCCCACTGGCGTCGAAGATCGCGGCCAGCGCTCTGCGATTGCCTACGACCGGCGCGGACACGCGATCTGGTCGGCGCGCCAGATGGCGTTCATCTCGAACGCCGCCGCGCTCGTCGCGCAGAGCTCCCCGACCGGAACGCCCCGCCGCACCGAGGTGCCGCTTCCCGGGTATGTCACGTACGACGAAGAGCACACGTATGTCCGCACGGCGACGTTCGACCACGCAGCGCGGCCGCTCTCTGTGACGCTGCCGATCGATCCCGATTGGCATCCGGATCCCGCCAACGGCGTAGACCCCGCGCCCGTCGTCAGCGGCTCACTGACGTACAACCTGCGCGGTTTGCCCGCGTCGGCGACCGCCCACGTGGGCACCGCGTCACAGCCCATTACCGCCGGCATCCGCTACGACCGGGACGGAGCCGTGCTCAGCACGACCTGGGGCGACGAACGCCCTGATCACCTCGCGACGGTCAGCGAGATTCGCTACGACCGACGTCGCCGCCCGATTCGATTCACCACCACGCGTCAGCCCACTGGCCCCGAGCCGCTCAGCGGTGAAGACCCCAGTCTCGCGGCGGTGAACACGGTCGTCGACCAGGAGCTCGCCTGGGACGCCGCCTCGAACGTCACCGACGTCGTCGATCATCGCGATGGCAACGAGTGGCCCACGGGCTTCCGCCCGCGCACGACGCACGTCGATCACGACTCACTCTATCGCGTGGTCGGCGGGTTCTTCGAATACACGCAAGAAGACAATCGCCGCACCAACGACGACGTCGCGACCGACTATCGCGACACCATCGACGCGATCCGCGCCGTTGGCGCCGACCCGATGGCGACGCGCCCGGCCGAGATGCTACCTGCGCCGGCCTCCTCGCGCGCGGTGAGCCTCGCGTGGGACTACGACTTCCTCGGCAACAGCACGGAGTGGAGTGACGACCAGGACAGCTTTTACGAGCGGAGCCTGGGCGACATCACGAACGGGCTCGACATCGACGCTCGTCCGAGCGCGCTCTACTTCGCGACCAACATCGCCGCTCCGCTGGCGAGCCCACAGGGCAACGCCGGCTGGCTCGAGCTCGACTACGGCGCAGGCGGCAACGTCACCGCGATGACGGTGCGCGCGCAGTGCGGCCCGCGCGAGACCCAGGCGGTCTGCACGCCCGGCGCGGGCACCGACGACCTCGCTCGCCGTGACTCGCTCCGCGCCACCTGTGCCTGCGCGCAAGAGCAGCACTACGAGTATCGCTGGGACGAGCTCAACCGCATCACCGAAGCGCGGCACTGGGACCGCGAGAGCGGCACCTGGACGCTTCGAGTGCGCCAGCGCTACCGTTACGACGGCGCCAATCAACGGACCGTCAAGCAGACTCTCTTCCAGACCGACCAGGGCGCCATCGAAGAGCGCATCGCCCTCTACGTCCTGCCGGGCGACTTCGAGCGACGCGGCCTCGTCCGAGGGCAAGACCTGGCCTACCAGCCCAGCTCCGAGGGCGCCGAGACGCAATACCTCGTTGCCGGCGCGAGGCTCGTGTGGCGTCACGAGAGCGGCAGCCACAAAGCCCGGCGACTCACAGTCCCGCTCGCCGACCTCATCCAGACCACCGCCGCCACGCTCGATGTCATGAGTGGCGACCTGCTCGAGGCGAGCACCTATCACCCCAACGGCGCGAGAGAAACCGTCTGGGCTGACACCCACGACCCCAGTGCCCTCGAGCCCGCCGGCTTCACCGCAAAGGAGGCCGACGAGGAAGTCGGACTGACCTACTTCGGCGAGCGATATCTGATCGCGAGAATCGGCAGGTGGGCCAGCCCCGACCCGCTGCACGTTCACGCCAACGGCGGCGGCGAGGCGCTCAACAGTTTCCACTATGTGACTGGCAATCTGCTCCAGTCCCGCGATCCGCTCGGACTCGATCCTCCTGTGATGCGCGGTGACAATGGCTCGGACGATCAGGTGTTCACCGCTGGCGCCGCCGCCGAGTGGCAATATCGCGGCGTCGAAGAGACTCAGCCTGGCAATCTAGCACTCGCATCCGAGACTCCCGATGGTGGACGCATCGAAGTTCGCGAGAATGTGGAATACTCCCACGACGGCCATTCGTACGAAGGTATCGCGATCGCGTATCGTGGCGCTAGCGGCGAGTCTGCGCGGTTCGTGCAATTTGCGAGTCACTATACTCAGATCCATGATCCTCTGATGGGATGGCGTCATCATGACGAAGTCGATGCGCGATTCAGAGATGCCGCGTTCGATCGTTCTGGCGTGACCATCACCCAGACGTCTCCGCGTGACGGTGCTCTGTTTATCGACAACGGGCATGCTGACGAAGCGTTCGTTCCCGAGAATTCCCCACACCTACGCGTCGCCGGTGGAGGCGGCATGATTCACTACGACGCGCCCAGTCACGTCGGGCCCCTCGCGCGCACCCTCGACCGAGAGATTCCAGAGGCGGCCGACGCTATTCGCTCACTAGCGATTTACCGAACGTATGTCTATGCCGAGGGGGCGGATCCCGCCTCCGACAACCCCATGGCGCAAGTCGTGTGGGCGGTGAGGACCGCCTACCATCGTGATGGCCGTACGGAACGAAGTGTCGAGGCGTTGTGGATTGCTCCCTCGACCGACGAGAATTCGATTGGGCTCAGTCCGCGGGAGAGGGCCCTGGTCGAGCGCTTGAGCGAGGCGCAGCCGTCGCAGGCGGAACCGGAAGCGCGTGGGGTTGTCGTTGCAGACGATTGA
- a CDS encoding TerB family tellurite resistance protein, with translation MGISDAQQAMASWLGALARGGVLEGAHEKAGEAVAAYVVGESEIDRLRTWFAEQPVDVATRERRAAIEVCIWMVHADREVDPEEVHLLRRIIAASLLDEDTQDELVRESHEPPSLRGLETRLTHPVLRELLLALCWELACADGRVAKSERDFYAGLAKRLGIGDVRASEIQRAIGERIG, from the coding sequence ATGGGGATCAGCGATGCGCAGCAGGCGATGGCGAGCTGGCTGGGGGCGCTCGCGCGCGGCGGCGTGCTCGAGGGCGCGCACGAGAAGGCGGGCGAGGCGGTCGCGGCCTACGTCGTCGGCGAGAGCGAGATCGATCGACTGCGCACATGGTTCGCGGAGCAGCCGGTCGACGTCGCGACCCGCGAGCGACGCGCCGCGATCGAGGTGTGCATCTGGATGGTGCACGCCGATCGCGAGGTCGACCCCGAGGAGGTGCACCTCCTGCGTCGCATCATCGCGGCGAGCCTGCTCGACGAGGACACCCAGGACGAGCTGGTGCGCGAGAGCCACGAGCCGCCCTCGCTGCGCGGCCTCGAGACGCGGCTGACCCATCCCGTGCTGCGCGAGCTGCTCCTCGCGCTGTGCTGGGAGCTCGCGTGCGCCGACGGACGCGTCGCGAAGAGCGAGCGCGACTTCTACGCGGGCCTCGCCAAGCGGCTCGGCATCGGCGACGTGCGAGCCTCGGAGATCCAGCGCGCGATCGGCGAGCGCATCGGATGA